Within the Rosa rugosa chromosome 2, drRosRugo1.1, whole genome shotgun sequence genome, the region TCACTTTGTGGATTGGGGTTGGATTCTTTGAGCTTTTGAAGTTGTCCCATCTTTTTTTACTAGTGATTTTATTCCTAATGgttaatagaaaataaaaaaaaaagaaaatgaagaacatcCTTGAGAATATATAGAAATGTTGGTTGGGTTTTTTTTAGTGATTCTAAACTGCCACTACCCCCATGTTTTAATTCCACACACCAATCATGGATATAAGTCACCACCTACTATTAGTTTTGCCACTTTATTGCTTTACCTTCTTTTTGTCAATACTGGATAAGTGTGATGTTGATAGGCAATTTAGTGTGATGCGTACACACAACAAACAACTTGCTTGATTATAGCCATACATTTGTGTTTGTCTAGGAAGAGAGGTTGTGGTCACACCTAAATGACCTAATTGTTGTCACACCCCCTTCCCTCTAGTCTCATCGGCGTTCTAGTATTGCCGCCGGGCAAGTCTCTTTGCGAACCCAATTTTACGTGGACTCAAAATCAAAGATTCAAGTGACGATGTCAAACCAAATGACTATCGAGTGTGGTGGCTTTCAATGAGAGCTAAAGATCATAGGATACTATAGAAAGTTGGTGAGTTAACAAATTGAGAGGTGTGACTATAACCTTTCAATTTAAGAATTGATTGACTACTAGATGGAACATATGAAGGCACAAGGAAAAGAATGTTTGTGCTTATAAAAGCAATATGTTACCAAGTCAAGATACAAGGCTGATGAAATCAAGATGCTCTAAGCAATGTGTTACCAAGTCAAGATACAACAATGATGAAAATCATTATGGTCCACCACTGCACCCTAATTGCAATGGTAAATATAGTCCATAACATATTAGATACATTTCGAGAGGATGTCTGTACTACTGTGGTGCCGGAAAGACATTGAAGCCAGGAAAAATTTCTCTCAATTACCAAGTATGATCCATTTACATTGGAGTACCTCCAGCTAGGAAGGTGTAGTAtggtataaaaaaaaattaaaaaaaaaagaaaaagaaacataattatacaATTTACAAGAAGCCGCAAAACCCTATATATAAGAATAAATCAAATCGACACATTATGTAACCTGTAAGCGCTCAGTTCATATGGTTTTGAAGTCGAAGGTTGTAGTACCCGGAGGTGTGGTTTCAAAGGACAGGTTTGTGATGAAAGTGGAAATAGCAGCAGCTGAGGTTTCTGATGACAGGTTTGAATTGTCCGGGTTGTCTGAACCGGAGGACTCATTGTAGGACGAAGCAGTGGTCTTTTCGCTAGGCTTCTTACTATTCGGTTGGCTTCGTATTTTGAGATCCATGAAATCAGATATCAAGCCTGGCTTTGTTATCTTAGTATCGTCGATTTCCTTCTGACCTTTTAGCATCTTCACCACAGTTGGCATGGATGGTCTGAGCTTCGGAGTGTCTTGTGTGCAGAGAAGACCAATCTTTAAGAATCTACAGGCCTCCTCAGCATCAAAATCCCCGTTCAATGCTGTGTCTACCAGACCAACCAGCTCCCTGCGTTCATAGAGATTCCATGTCTGCAAGGCTGATGAAATCAAGATGCTCTAAGCAATGTGTTACCAAGTCAAGATACAACAATGATGAAAATCATTATGGTCCACCACTGCACCCTAATTGCAATGGTAAATATAGTCCATAACATATTAGATACATTTCGAGAGGATGTCTGTACTACTGTGGTGCCGGAAAGACATTGAAGCCAGGAAAAATTTCTCTCAATTACCAAGTATGATCCATTTACATTGGAGTACCTCCAGCTAGGAAGGTGTAGTAtggtataaaaaaaaattaaaaaaaaaagaaaaagaaacataattatacaATTTACAAGAAGCCGCAAAACCCTATATATAAGAATAAATCAAATCGACACATTCTGTAACCTGTAAGCGCTCAGTTCATATGGTTTTGAAGTCGAAGGTTGTAGTACCCGGAGGTGTGGTTTCAAAGGACAGGTTTGTGATGAAAGTGGAAATAGCAGCAGCTGAGGTTTCTGATGACAGGTTTGAATTGTCCGGGTTGTCTGAACCGGAGGACTCATTGTAGGACGAAGCAGTGGTCTTTTCGCTAGGCTTCTTACTATTCGGTTGGCTTCGTATTTTGAGATCCATGAAATCAGATATCAAGCCTGGCTTTGTTATCTTAGTATCGTCGATTTCCTTCTGACCTTTTAGCATCTTCACCACAGTTGGCATGGATGGTCTGAGCTTCGGAGTGTCTTGTGTGCAGAGAAGACCAATCTTTAAGAATCTACAGGCCTCCTCAGCATCAAAATCCCCGTTCAATGCTGTGTCTACCAGACCAACCAGCTCCCTGCGTTCATAGAGATTCCATGTCTGCAATAGAAGAATGCAATTATTACCAACAGTGCCTCAAGTAAATGATATGTCATCTGCAGAAACTCTATATAGACAAGCCATCCAAAATGATTTTTGGTAGTCAACATGGCATAAATGAAAACCAAGGCAAAGTCTCCAAAAGTTAGGTATGACTCCCCCCATTCCATTTTTTCTTCACCACCTCTTCAAAATATTATCTTATCAATCTGATTTCCACATCCAGAATTGGCGCCTATACTATACATACTATATAACTCTATGAAATCACTTTTCTAAAATTTAAGAGATTCCAGACTTTAAAAATGCAACTGACAAAGTTTACCAACATCCTCAACAAACAATGTGAAGGGATTGAAGTTTAAAACTTCAGAAGCCTCATCAGTATAGGTCCAGTATGTCCAAGAACAAAAGTTTAGGTTTACCAGTTTCTTGAATTACTCTGCTCATTTCAGCCTTTAATGGCGTTGCTCTTTGACTTAATTTAAgaaataaaagttttttttaACTGGGAAATAACAAAGCAGTAGCTTCTACAAAGATCAGATATTACACCTATGTCCAATAACAGAGGTTTAGGTTTACCAGTTTCAGAATTACTCTGATCATTTCAGCCTTTAATGGCATTGCTCTTTGACTTAATTTAAGGAATAAAAGGTTTTTCTAACTGGGAAATAACAAAGCAGTAGAACAACCTTCACcacctatttttatttttattttattttttcataaaAACAGCAAAACTAAAATCCATACCCTTTCAAGCAGATACTGTTCCTCAATGGGTAGTAGTGTATTAGTATTGCATCTGCCACTGACTATTTCCACAAGGAGTACCCCAAAACTATAAACATCTGCTCTCCTCGTCAATTGCCCTCGTATTGCGTATTCTGGTGCCAGATAACCTCTAAAACCACAAACATAAAATTACAAGGGTAAATATTTGGACAGATAGAAATTTAATGTGAGCTTATCGAAGTATGATAATGCAAGAACTGAGTGTTCTATGAGCTTATCAAAGCATCACAACTTACATTGTTCCTGCCACTCGTGTGCTAACATGAGTCACGTTGGCCGGGATAAGTTTTGCAAggccaaaatctgaaattttaggCATTAGGTCTTTATCAAGGAGAATATTGCTGGCTTTGATATCCCTGTGAATAATATGTGGACGTACATCCTCATGAAGGAACGCAAGCCCACATGCAATTCCGATACATATTCCACGCCGTGTTCGCCAATTAAACTGGATATTACTGAAACCTCCACCTGTAATGAAACATCTAAGAACATAAGTTTAacgaataaaaaataataatattacaCAACGACTGATTTCAATTCTAATGGAAAATGACAGATCACTAGATCTTAGATAACTGTTGGCATTCATAATTCTAGCCTAATAATGCATTACTACTAATATATAAGGCAAGAATGTAGAACTACATTCATAAAACTATTCCTGAAAATTGTCAGCATCATTGCCTCAGAAGATTCAGAACTGATCCTCACAGTAGAGAGCACgcaagccccccccccccccccccccccccccacacacacacacatattatatatgtatatatcaaaAGCACACACGTACACAAACTCAGACACTTGTAAACACCAATAAGGAATTTAAGCTGATGGACAAAGTTATATACTTACCAAGAAGAGTTTGTGCAAGACTATTATTCTCGAGGTAGTTGTAGACCAAAATTCTCTGGTCCCCTTCTATACAACAGCCATAGAGCTTAACTAGATTTTCATGCTCTATTTTTGAGATCACATCTATCTCAGTCAAAAACTCCTTCACCCCTTGTCTTGATTCAGCTGAAAGAACTTTTATAGCAGCAAGATTTCCATCTTTAAGTTGTCCCTGGTTTTCCAGAACAGCAATTCAATTAGAGTGAGAAATAATCTTTTCCACTACGATACCATATACAACACTGATAAGACAAGCAATATACTGAAAAAtatgtaaaaacagaaaatttgcAGTTACCTTATAGACAGAACCAAAACCACCTTCCCCGATTTTATTGGCTATATCAAAATCTTCAGTCGCCAACTTCAACTCTCTGTACGTGTATAGTTTAACATCATGAATGCCAGAAAGTTCTGTTGACAGAGAAAACTTGTTCAGATTCTTATAGGGGTAGACACAAGGCAACTTTGGGACTTGAGATATCATGTCAAGAGAAGAGTCTTCTATTTACTTAGTTTAGGTATATAATCTCAAAAATAAGCAAGCATTTTCATAAGATCAATGCTACAGACACCAAAACAAATTTCAAAATATGCATGCCAATCTGATTTGTTGCATAATTAAACTAGCATTTCATTTGTTCATTTTATGTCTCACTCAAAATATTAATAACGTCCTTTGCCACACAATTTCGTGAAAAACATTTTGGGAAGACCTATGGTGTCTCTAGCATTGATCTCAAATTGAAAGTATTGTGTAGGAATAATATCTCCAGAGAGATTATCAAGCTCCTCCATTATTACTATGATCAAAGTTGCAGCCTACCGTCATCAACTTCAAACCCAAGTTTTCTTGATGAGTCCTTTCTACCGAGTATGAAGGATAAACAAGTCATAACTGTGATACACCAGCGACCACGTTTTCAAGGTCAAATGTCTACAAGTGTTTAAACAAAGCCGCTTCAAGGCCTGCAAAACTGCATCATTGTGAGCATGTGTGTTTAAGGAACTAAATATCAAAAGATTTCAGTAAAAGGTAAACATTTAAGAAAATGTCTCTGGTTTCTCCAGATCCGGAACCAACTCCAAACcatatcaaaattgaaaccaGGCCAGGATAACAATCAAAACCTAATATTATGTGCATAAAATCAGAGACATAAGCAATCTAAAATCTGGGTGGAGCTTGGAGTTACTAAAGTGCAATTAGATTATTTATTCAATCGCATTATGTATTATTCAGtgacattttttgttttttttatttagacATGCTAATGTTACCTGATACATATTACCAAAAATTAATTCCTTTTAAAAGAAATGTTCACCAGTATTGCAACTTGTTTAAAGTTGAAACTGCAATTAGCATGCAACCTATCAGGAACGCTCTCGAGTCTTGACTTGAGAGCTCTCCCCTCTCTaaactaaacaaaaattatGATCGCCACTTTATTCTCAGCCAGGTTTAGAGTGCCAAGAGAAAAGATTACACCAAATATAGACTCTTTCAACTACTTGTGGATTGTCATTTATATTACAGACTGTTTAGCAATGCTAACTACACTGATTAGCAAGTTTGAACTAGTACATTTCATGCTTGTATAGAAACTAGAGTTCATCCATCTATTCAGATCAAGTACGAGTTACCACAAGAGCATAAGACGCAAAACAAGATGAAATTGTGGCTCACGAATTTACAACTAATCTTTCAAGTTCAAACTATCTACTGCTACAAGGAGTTGACAGGAACGACTACATGCACCGGTATTTCAAGCCTATTGACTTTAGTCCaagcttgatttttttttgcaGTGCAATAAAACAAAACACACAAACAAGCAAGAATCGGAATTCCATCGTCTTTGGAAATGACCGAACCTATGCAAATTGAAATCAGCAAATCTTGCTGTTTGATGATATTGACAGCATGAAAGACCAGTCAGGAAGAAGACTCATCATGCGGGTTTGTTCCATTCGGTATTGAATCCACCAAATCACTCAACAAGTCCCAACATTCAACAAGACAAAACACAAACCATAAGAGATCATGAATCAAGACCATCATGAACAACACAAAAATCTCTACTTGAATCAGCAGTAATAtccaaaacaaacaaagataGAAGCTTTAAGCAAGCCAAGGGAAGCATCACGGTTCTAAAGAAAGAAAGGAGGAAACTTGAAAAAGACCCAGAAGAGAAAATCACCTCAGGTGGCTCAGGGAATGAAAGACCAGTTGTTGTTCTTGGCTTcttgctggaaaaaaaaaaaaaaggagaaccGTGGCCTTTGgagaaatagaaatgaaaataaatacgtgGGTTTTGGGTGCAACTATATTTGGGTTTTGTGAGTTAATGTGAAACGGAACCAGGTAGCTTCTGGGTAAGTCTTGGCAAAGTCTACTAATGCATGCGAGCGCCCCCTTTGAATTTTCTGCGTCCGTACCTCTAACTCACTCCTCAAACTAGCCAAAAGGCTTTATACATACAAACCCCACACCACTAATAATATAGGATTAAAGGGTTTCCTTATATAGGAGCTGAAATGATAATGTGGCGCGTACATTTAACACAGTTTACTTGCAAAGAGTGGATTGGAATAGACATGGTCAAAAGTCAAGCTTGATCGTCAGCACGAACCAGTCGTCACCAGTTTCCTACTGCCACGTTTTATTTTGACGAGTCTTGAGTCTTCCTCAagctttcttttcaatttctttttttctagtGGAGGTGGAAGATGGGCGAAAAATCGATCGAGTTACTGTCAGAGGTTCAGAGTTCAACCAGATCAGAGAGACTAGAAGGAAAACACACATTATAtgagtttgcatttaattttgaaaaaaaaaagtattttaaAATAATGAAACCAATTTTTAGTAGTTGAATATGGAAACagttgaagttttttttttaatatttgagagctatttcagtaaaaaaaatatatgttttggctaacaaatcatcttatcttaataatagtatagataaaatAGTtacataaactcaaattgattagatTTAACACGTGGCTTTTTATTACGTGTAAGACTATGAAATAAATTTCAGATTCTTACAATTGCTCATAAATCAAATGTATCGAACGATTGAGTGTTGGTTTTCTACAAGAGTTTGAATCTAATAGTTGTGCTTGTTTTTACTCTAAAGtcaacaagaagaaaaataatccaCCATCCAATAGAGAAAGCATAGGTTTTTTAACCTAGGATCTTATGCTCATCCTATTTGAAACATGAACTATCAattaatgaaataaaataactggtattttttttatagaaatataaaataattgaTTTCTTATCATCTAGTACGTCTTTAAATTATTATATTCACTTAGAAATGAATAGCTAATCTCCCTTTTTTTTGGTCTAAGAATCCATTCAATGGTTGATCAaaacttcaagtcttcaacccACGTTATCGTGGACCAAAATTATATCCTACAGTTCCTACTCAACCAAGCTTTCACACAACTCTCTTTTGCTCTTGCCTCTTGAAGATattatatacctagggtttttaaGAAAATGgtttatccataccaatccacCTCATTAGGGTCCCAACTAAATATAGTAATAAAATAAAGATTTAgcccatgattttttttttatatcatcAATAATTCTTCTAGTTGATTAATGGGAGGTAGGTgactttatttttttaatttaaaggTTCATGAAGAGTTTCTTCGTTGAAGGTATAATGTTCACATTTTGATATTGACATATATATGACTTTAAATTGATGTTATGGTCTGTCATAAATTACTAGATTCTGCGGCCACACAACGGCATCTTTTGTCTTGTTTCATAATGATTTTTGGTTAAAGGCTAGAAggctttttattattattataccCCCAATGAGTAAAATTGAATTTATGATTTCTATcttataaatttaaatttatatCTTGACATTAAATTATCATATATTGAAATATAAGTTTGAATTATTAGGAAAAACAGTCTGATCATCAATGAGAATGCAAAGATTATAACTACCACCCAAAAACAAATTAGAGGTCTATAGGTTGAGAAAACGAGGGCAGATTTATATTGTTGCTCAATAGAATTGTTTGATTATTGTTAAGATGAAATATAAGAGACTACCACGTGCATGTATCTTTTACATGTCACAGTATCGCATATTCTATAGCAGCCTTTGCAAAGGGGAAGGTTGGCACAGATCAACTACTAAGCCACAGAAACACATGTTGTTAAGATGAAAGGTTAGCAGCCTTTCCAAGAAACACATGTTGTCCCTGCAATTATCCAAACGCctaaaaaaaactaataatgaTTAGAGATCCAGATTAAGCCTCAGGTAACAAAATATTTGAAACTTTATGGCAACTGGctggttattattattattattattattattattatttttttattgggggaggttagagcaagttcaccggtTACCGGGttacctactattcactgctttttgtgtgtttatttccactctctgggtcacgaaatacactgtatCCGTGACttagggcacgaaatacactgtgcaggtcaccatggtgacacATGATGACACAAtacacgaaatacactgtgctcgtgacccagaggatgaaaatacacataaaaaacagtgaatagtaggtgacctggtgacccacgggtgaacttgctcttagcgTTAGGTAGTTAGCAACACACACGTACACCCTTCGGGGGGTATCCCAACAAAACCGGACTAATCTCTTCCAAACGCCACAGAGCATTAAGCACCCATTAGCTGGCCACCAAGCCCTCATAGGGATTCGAAAGCCAGACCTAGGGGTTCTAAACTGGGACCTTCTACCACCCCACTATCTCTAGCTGGTTATTATTATTGGTTaggtatttttttattatataaaaaagaCTAACAatctaaaaggaaaaaatggGAATTTATAAGTAACCCCACATCTATTAATTAATCTCAGTTCTTGATATTTGTAgtcaatttattttttaataacaaaaaaatacacTTGATGTTATCCAACCGTATGTTCATGTTAATGCAAGTGCATGTCAGTACTCTGAATCTCTTTCCGGACAACGAAAGCTTAAAGCTATTagcaaaagatttttttttttttttttggactaatGAGTAATTTCATTAAAACGGGCAAAAACCCATAGAGCCCAGTAAATACTGAAGCTGCCAATACAACTGGAAAAGGAAAAGATCTCTTTCGAAACTAAACCAGGAAGGAATAGTGGGAGAAAGAAATCCTACAAAAAGTATAGAACTACGACAAAAGTCGCCTAATCCTCCGGCTCCGGCGGGCACGGGAGGCCATCGTTTCTGAGGACAAGAGACAACGATGGTGGTGGTCGGTCGACCCATCTATTCAGACCCACCCTCGACTTGGCAAGCGAGGCTGCAGTGTGCGCAGCCGTGTTCGCTTCTCGGGGAATCCATTCCCAGGTAACATCTTCGAAAATCCTGCTTCTCCTGTGGATTTCTTCAATTATAGGAAAAATTTTCCAGTTCCTGTGGGCTGTGGTAGTATTGAGTTCTTCTATTACTGCACGTGAGTCAGATTGGACCCTTATCTTCTTCAAATGACTTTCCACAGCTAAATTAATGCCAACAAGTACCGCTGAAGAACGGTTTAGTCCCCTATAATAAATATAATCATTTTAGTCCCCTATAATGTCTTTATTCCAATCCCATAAATAGTGAAAAGatcaaagaaaatgaattttGATTTAGAGAATATGTACTTTTCTCTTGAGAatggtttcaacaaggttggaGGGAAAAGAGACTCCAAAGTGCTCATAACATATATTTGTGGCAAAGTTTATTTGTTCCATGATTTAACAAAAGAGTAGTTGGGGCCTTGAGGGCATTCGACACCTTGGCTCTTTCTTTGAAGAGTTTGTTCAAATATATTTTTCGAGAGACCTTCTTGAATATAAGTTGTAGTTAATTGATTATTTGAAAAACAAACATCGTGGATGTCAAGAGTTTGAATCTCACTATCATGTGAGAATTGATGAGATGAGGTTAAAGAAGTCAATTTCACCATTGAGTCTTTGTCAAAGTCATGACAGTTCTTCAGCTAGTTCCACATGCTTCCATAATTTACCCAAATCGAGTTAGAATAAACCTAATGAGCTTTTAGATTCTCcaattgccccccccccccccaagtgcaggtgggaagaagaagaagaagttggtGATTTAGGCTGTTAAAAGAAGCTGAATTTATAATTTCTAGTCAAGAAATCATCCATACCATAACATTAATTTTCGCGTCGCAAGATTACATATGATTATGAATTTAAACTACGTCCTCGAATATCAAGTTGGTGTGCACCAACTAGGAAATAATGCATACCGCGTGAATTGACCCTCTAACTCGTACAACGTGTTTGTTAATAAGGCTCACACAGTCGACAGAAATTTGACCGTTTGTGTGCTTTTTATAACTCAATCTCACGATCGTCGTACCAATCAAATTTTATCAAAACCAAGAGGGTTGATTGACTTGATTCTTAAGTGATGATGAGAATCAAACTCGAGTGATCAAAAGTGCAACCAAACTTACCAATCCACCAATTCCATACAAAAAAGGTTGCTTTGTTTATGGCGTAATGACTCGCAAGTTGACCATGACTTGTGGGTGAAGCATGGGCCATCAGTCGGGCTCCTTGGTAATGCTGTCAACGACCCGCAGGGTCAGTCATTAATGGTCCAACCCGTTGATGACGGCAGTCAAGTGTGTCCTAGTGCACCTCTATGGTCTACACCTACACCCCACTCGAGACCAAGACGTAGAACCTTAAACTGGCCTGGTTGGGTTTAACTAGTCAGTAAATTACCGCGTCAACACTCAACTACCAACTA harbors:
- the LOC133728543 gene encoding cold-responsive protein kinase 1 — encoded protein: MTCLSFILGRKDSSRKLGFEVDDELSGIHDVKLYTYRELKLATEDFDIANKIGEGGFGSVYKGQLKDGNLAAIKVLSAESRQGVKEFLTEIDVISKIEHENLVKLYGCCIEGDQRILVYNYLENNSLAQTLLGGGFSNIQFNWRTRRGICIGIACGLAFLHEDVRPHIIHRDIKASNILLDKDLMPKISDFGLAKLIPANVTHVSTRVAGTIGYLAPEYAIRGQLTRRADVYSFGVLLVEIVSGRCNTNTLLPIEEQYLLERTWNLYERRELVGLVDTALNGDFDAEEACRFLKIGLLCTQDTPKLRPSMPTVVKMLKGQKEIDDTKITKPGLISDFMDLKIRSQPNSKKPSEKTTASSYNESSGSDNPDNSNLSSETSAAAISTFITNLSFETTPPGTTTFDFKTI